A single Anatilimnocola floriformis DNA region contains:
- a CDS encoding sugar phosphate isomerase/epimerase family protein, with protein sequence MNHFLSRRDWLIAASSTALVTAVRCARADAKKRRLPLPGFSLYGMKTLTLSEGLVQCAEIGYRCVELPVLADWPGDSAKFSAVDQKEFRDGLAKNNLRLTALMDNLPILGDEAKHRGNLERLQAAAEISRSMSEKDPPLVETVLGGKPTEWEAVKQQFVDRLGEWARVMQQAEVPLAIKAHIANAIQRPEQLAWVLRQVNNPWLTAAYDFSHFELQKMDCRDTIKVLAEHTRFVHVKDAQGEPGKFQFLLPGEGTIDYAQLFQALNQSGYSGDIVVEVSGQVFSKAGYDPIAAAKKSYAALAPAMKHFGGETP encoded by the coding sequence ATGAATCATTTTCTCTCTCGGCGCGATTGGCTGATCGCTGCGAGCTCAACAGCACTCGTTACTGCCGTGCGTTGCGCCCGCGCCGACGCCAAGAAACGACGATTGCCGCTGCCGGGCTTCAGTCTGTACGGCATGAAGACGCTCACACTCAGCGAAGGTCTGGTGCAGTGCGCCGAGATCGGTTATCGCTGCGTGGAGCTTCCCGTACTGGCCGATTGGCCGGGTGATAGCGCGAAGTTTTCTGCCGTGGACCAAAAAGAATTTCGCGACGGACTGGCGAAAAATAATCTGCGTCTGACCGCGCTGATGGATAACTTACCGATTCTCGGCGACGAGGCGAAGCATCGTGGCAATCTGGAGCGGTTGCAAGCAGCGGCCGAAATCTCGCGCTCGATGAGCGAAAAAGATCCGCCGCTGGTCGAAACCGTCCTCGGCGGCAAGCCCACCGAGTGGGAAGCGGTGAAGCAGCAGTTTGTCGACCGCCTGGGCGAATGGGCCCGCGTCATGCAACAAGCCGAGGTGCCGCTAGCGATCAAGGCGCACATCGCCAATGCCATTCAGCGGCCCGAGCAACTCGCCTGGGTGCTGCGGCAGGTGAACAATCCCTGGCTGACGGCTGCTTATGACTTCAGCCATTTCGAACTGCAAAAAATGGACTGCCGCGACACCATCAAAGTGCTCGCTGAGCACACCAGGTTTGTCCATGTGAAAGATGCTCAAGGTGAGCCGGGCAAATTTCAATTCCTGCTCCCCGGTGAAGGAACGATCGACTACGCGCAGCTGTTTCAAGCACTTAACCAAAGCGGTTACAGCGGCGATATTGTCGTCGAGGTCAGCGGCCAGGTTTTCTCGAAGGCCGGTTACGATCCCATCGCCGCGGCGAAGAAGTCGTACGCGGCCCTCGCTCCGGCGATGAAGCATTTTGGCGGTGAAACGCCATGA
- a CDS encoding DUF6174 domain-containing protein: MKARVFVLWLLAGLLVGGIVTLMVMRNRVADPLPELKPADFYAARAKWEKNELPNYDIEVQVTGTQGATYRVQVREGKAIAAWRNDKPLLQERTFSTWSVRGMFGTISRDIDHLERRAAGKSEQSTPRLTLRGEFDAKTGYPARYRRIEWGSSVEVSWKVTQFETAKSAKAAAEQSPPQTSPE, encoded by the coding sequence ATGAAAGCGCGAGTATTTGTCCTCTGGTTGCTGGCTGGACTGCTCGTCGGCGGCATTGTGACGCTGATGGTTATGCGCAATCGAGTCGCCGATCCATTGCCGGAACTCAAACCGGCCGATTTCTACGCCGCCCGCGCGAAGTGGGAAAAGAACGAACTGCCGAACTACGACATTGAAGTGCAGGTCACCGGCACTCAAGGCGCGACGTATCGCGTGCAAGTTCGCGAAGGAAAAGCGATCGCGGCCTGGCGAAATGACAAGCCGCTGCTGCAAGAACGAACCTTCAGCACCTGGAGCGTCCGCGGCATGTTCGGCACGATTAGCCGCGACATCGATCACCTCGAACGCCGCGCGGCGGGGAAGTCCGAGCAATCGACGCCGCGGCTTACACTGCGCGGCGAGTTTGACGCGAAAACCGGTTATCCCGCTCGTTATCGTCGCATCGAATGGGGCTCGTCCGTCGAGGTTTCGTGGAAAGTTACCCAGTTCGAAACCGCTAAATCTGCCAAGGCTGCCGCCGAACAATCACCGCCGCAGACTTCGCCCGAGTAG
- a CDS encoding OmpA/MotB family protein, translating to MQLRFTQPRRLAAALFLCGSAACALTGCKQGAFSAAPTAPGAQGIAATPNQQMVAQQQASQQLEAMKNVWTQQQQTLTSTVQDLTKRTSQLDLNNSNLTRELAQAQQQQQKYLEQIDLLKKQLGDTAGMLKNEQLASQDASKKLQALQASTTFRGGASITANNSVKQSLQTITLPGLEVKQDGEMVRIEIPADKLFTPGSAQLTPEASRIMDEVASAIARSYPRQRVIVEGHADNTPGTAVNAHLLTNAQAQLVYQHFVTKNNLPSRQLSILAMGENHPLASNATPQGQSKNRRIEVVVYPDTID from the coding sequence ATGCAACTTCGCTTCACTCAGCCGCGACGTCTCGCTGCCGCACTCTTTCTGTGCGGATCGGCTGCGTGCGCGCTGACGGGTTGCAAACAGGGCGCCTTCTCGGCGGCTCCTACCGCGCCAGGAGCGCAAGGCATTGCCGCGACTCCCAATCAGCAGATGGTTGCCCAGCAGCAGGCATCGCAGCAGCTGGAGGCGATGAAAAACGTCTGGACTCAGCAACAGCAAACGCTGACTTCGACGGTGCAAGATCTGACCAAGCGGACCTCGCAACTCGATCTGAACAACAGCAATCTGACTCGCGAACTGGCTCAAGCCCAGCAACAGCAGCAGAAGTATCTCGAGCAGATCGATCTGCTGAAGAAGCAACTCGGAGATACGGCCGGCATGCTGAAGAATGAACAGCTGGCCAGCCAGGATGCTTCGAAAAAGCTGCAAGCCCTGCAAGCCTCGACGACTTTCCGTGGCGGCGCGAGCATCACGGCGAACAACAGCGTGAAGCAGTCGCTGCAAACGATCACCCTCCCCGGCCTGGAAGTGAAGCAGGACGGCGAAATGGTGCGGATCGAAATCCCCGCCGACAAACTGTTCACGCCCGGCAGCGCGCAGCTGACGCCCGAAGCCAGCCGCATCATGGACGAAGTCGCTTCCGCGATCGCTCGTTCCTACCCACGGCAACGCGTGATCGTCGAAGGTCACGCCGACAACACGCCCGGCACGGCGGTTAATGCGCACCTGCTGACGAACGCCCAGGCCCAACTCGTCTATCAGCACTTCGTGACGAAGAACAATCTCCCGTCACGGCAACTCTCGATTCTCGCCATGGGCGAAAATCATCCGCTCGCTTCCAACGCGACGCCGCAAGGCCAGTCCAAGAACCGCCGCATCGAAGTGGTGGTCTATCCGGATACGATTGACTGA
- a CDS encoding ABC transporter permease yields the protein MFFLRTFQLGLKSLLLHPMRSLLTVLGIFIGVVSVIWLLAIGEGISQEAQRQIEGLGADNIIVRSVKPPAEATAGFSGPVPYGLKRDEFDKLQMTIPTLKSALPIREVRRTASFNGRDVDGRLVGCTPEYFDVTRLELERGRLLTEADLNNTANLCVLASTMAEELFPYEDPIGRRVYFAESKDYYQVVGVLKYRTPTAAIGGSLDAQDFGADIYVPISTLRQRVGDFVTTRRGSSMTTEIVELNQITLRIDSVENVPETADLVRSILHVKDDSRAAKNGLKKIVTEEENAAPIRRDVAVIVPEELLEQARVTRLMFMLFMGLIAAISLLVGGIGIMNIMLATVTERTREIGIRRALGATQAHIVTQFLVETTSLSVVGGITGILVGLLCPIVITGTRDLLLAYAPSVMADVPEVVQRLQPQIVLLSLPLAFGISVLVGVVFGIYPAIRAAKMDPIEALRHE from the coding sequence ATGTTTTTCCTTCGCACTTTCCAACTCGGTCTCAAGAGCCTGCTGCTGCATCCGATGCGGTCGCTGTTGACCGTGCTGGGCATTTTCATCGGCGTGGTGAGCGTCATTTGGCTCCTCGCGATTGGTGAAGGAATCAGTCAGGAAGCGCAGCGGCAGATCGAAGGTCTCGGCGCCGACAACATCATCGTCCGTAGCGTGAAACCGCCCGCCGAAGCGACGGCGGGGTTTTCGGGGCCCGTGCCATACGGTTTGAAACGGGACGAATTCGATAAGCTGCAAATGACGATCCCGACGCTGAAATCGGCGCTGCCGATTCGCGAGGTTCGGCGCACGGCGAGTTTCAACGGCCGCGACGTCGACGGCCGCCTGGTGGGCTGCACGCCAGAATATTTCGATGTGACACGGCTCGAACTTGAGCGCGGCCGCTTGCTGACCGAAGCCGATCTGAACAATACCGCCAATCTGTGCGTGCTGGCCTCGACGATGGCCGAGGAATTGTTTCCCTACGAGGATCCGATCGGCCGGCGCGTCTATTTTGCCGAGAGCAAGGACTACTACCAGGTGGTGGGCGTGCTCAAGTATCGCACACCGACAGCGGCAATCGGCGGTTCGCTCGACGCTCAGGATTTTGGCGCCGACATTTACGTGCCGATCTCGACGCTCCGGCAGCGGGTAGGAGATTTCGTGACGACTCGGCGCGGCAGCTCGATGACGACGGAAATCGTCGAACTCAATCAAATCACGCTGCGCATCGACTCAGTGGAGAATGTGCCGGAGACAGCCGACCTGGTCCGTTCAATTCTGCACGTGAAGGATGATTCGCGAGCCGCCAAAAACGGCCTGAAGAAAATCGTCACCGAAGAGGAAAACGCAGCGCCAATCCGCCGCGATGTGGCGGTGATCGTGCCGGAAGAGCTGCTCGAGCAAGCCCGCGTCACGCGACTCATGTTCATGCTCTTCATGGGCCTGATCGCGGCGATCTCGCTCCTCGTCGGCGGCATCGGCATCATGAACATCATGCTCGCGACAGTCACCGAACGAACGCGCGAGATCGGCATCCGCCGAGCCCTCGGTGCCACGCAGGCGCACATCGTTACGCAGTTTCTGGTCGAAACAACGTCCCTCTCGGTCGTCGGCGGCATCACCGGCATTCTGGTCGGCTTGCTCTGTCCGATCGTGATTACCGGGACGCGCGATCTACTCCTGGCCTACGCCCCCAGCGTGATGGCGGACGTACCAGAAGTGGTGCAACGTCTGCAGCCACAGATCGTGCTGCTCTCACTGCCACTGGCCTTCGGCATCTCGGTGCTGGTAGGCGTGGTCTTCGGCATCTACCCCGCGATCCGCGCGGCGAAGATGGATCCGATCGAAGCGCTACGGCATGAGTAG
- a CDS encoding ABC transporter ATP-binding protein, with product MSYAARLIDVRKDYVLKSETVRALRGVTFDVPEGDYVAIMGPSGSGKSTLLNLLGCLDKPSAGNFFLGEDDVAKMNDNQLSHTRASRIGFVFQSYNLIQQLTVVENIEVPLYYQGRVNAASRKRCRELADMVGLGERLGHRPSQLSGGQQQRVAIARSLVNDPYFILADEATGNLDSVTTEEILFLFQQLNDAGKTIILVTHEDDVSQHAKRIIRLKDGVVQVDKQNTNRVLARPRTAPVAVGGVDANAATVVSH from the coding sequence GTGAGTTATGCGGCGAGGCTGATCGACGTTCGCAAAGACTATGTCCTGAAAAGCGAAACCGTACGAGCCTTGCGAGGTGTGACGTTCGACGTTCCCGAAGGGGATTACGTCGCGATCATGGGCCCTTCGGGCTCAGGCAAGAGTACCCTGCTCAACTTGCTCGGCTGCCTCGACAAGCCTTCGGCAGGCAACTTTTTCCTCGGCGAAGACGATGTCGCCAAGATGAACGACAACCAATTGTCGCACACGCGGGCTTCGCGCATCGGCTTCGTCTTTCAGTCGTACAACCTGATTCAACAGCTGACGGTCGTCGAAAACATCGAAGTGCCGTTGTACTACCAAGGCCGAGTGAACGCAGCCTCGCGTAAGCGTTGTCGCGAACTCGCCGATATGGTGGGCCTCGGCGAACGCCTCGGCCATCGGCCGTCGCAATTATCGGGTGGTCAACAGCAGCGTGTGGCGATTGCTCGCAGCCTGGTGAACGATCCGTACTTCATCCTCGCCGACGAAGCGACCGGTAACCTCGACAGCGTGACGACAGAAGAGATCCTGTTTCTCTTTCAACAACTAAACGATGCCGGCAAGACGATCATCCTCGTGACCCACGAAGACGATGTGTCGCAGCACGCGAAACGGATCATCCGGCTGAAAGACGGAGTCGTGCAAGTCGATAAGCAAAACACTAACCGGGTCCTCGCTCGGCCGCGCACCGCGCCCGTTGCGGTCGGCGGAGTCGATGCCAATGCGGCCACGGTAGTGAGTCATTGA
- a CDS encoding HlyD family efflux transporter periplasmic adaptor subunit produces MKMTLPAVGFVLAPAKCRTRDLLVRRSRRGNAIVTILALVVIGVGVGGAVYWTMFRGKEDKGPGPMVKQVSQGAYESVVLEQGEIESSSNIEIRCEVKGRNGGGITILEVMPEGAQVKEGDLLVRLDSSALEQERLQQKIVVNTSEALVVQAKNTLDAALISRKEYLEGTFKQEEKLYLGEVFVAEQNLRSAQLSFDSAQRLAGKGILSPLQLEGAKYGVDNARNQLDGAQTKVEVLRKYTREKMLKQFDSDIATADAKVRAEESSNQLERDKLKDIEEQIAKCVIKATQPGQVVYANKYNSGGRSGSSAEFVVEAGSMVREQQPIIRLPDPHNMQVKALINEARVTKVRPGLPVTIRVDALKDELMQGEVIKVNQYAEPSSWSSGSVKKYAAYIKILSPPPALRTGMNAEARIHIERRPDALQVPVQALVDHKGHFFVLVQNGEKLETREVTVGSTNDKVAVIEKGLAVSDTVVLNPRREAALDLPNLPDASPVKVVAIAAAPVNAKGPGGDGESKKKGPGGFGGGAPTVASMLERTLESDQDKDGKLSAGEVENVSERMRPFLAGADKNGDGFLDRDELLPVMAARVAAIKAQSKQGGISGTGGGQ; encoded by the coding sequence ATGAAAATGACTCTCCCAGCAGTTGGTTTCGTTTTGGCTCCGGCGAAGTGTCGCACGCGCGACCTGCTCGTCCGCCGTTCCCGCCGTGGCAATGCCATCGTAACGATCCTCGCCTTGGTCGTTATCGGCGTGGGCGTGGGTGGCGCGGTGTACTGGACGATGTTCCGCGGCAAAGAGGACAAAGGCCCCGGCCCGATGGTCAAGCAGGTCTCGCAAGGGGCCTACGAATCGGTCGTGCTCGAGCAGGGCGAAATCGAGAGCAGCAGCAACATCGAAATCCGCTGCGAAGTGAAAGGCCGCAACGGCGGCGGCATCACCATTCTCGAAGTGATGCCCGAAGGGGCACAAGTCAAGGAAGGTGACCTGCTCGTTCGCCTCGATTCAAGCGCGCTGGAACAAGAACGGCTGCAGCAAAAGATTGTTGTCAACACCAGCGAAGCTCTGGTTGTGCAAGCCAAGAACACGCTCGACGCGGCCCTGATCTCGCGCAAAGAGTATCTCGAAGGGACGTTCAAGCAGGAAGAGAAACTGTACCTCGGTGAGGTCTTTGTCGCCGAGCAGAACTTGCGAAGCGCGCAACTATCGTTCGACTCGGCTCAGCGCTTGGCCGGCAAAGGCATCCTCAGCCCACTGCAACTCGAAGGGGCCAAGTACGGCGTCGATAACGCCCGCAATCAGCTCGACGGGGCTCAGACCAAGGTCGAAGTTCTCCGCAAATACACCCGCGAGAAGATGCTCAAGCAGTTCGACAGCGACATTGCGACTGCCGATGCCAAGGTGCGAGCCGAAGAGAGCAGCAATCAGTTGGAACGAGATAAGCTCAAAGACATTGAAGAACAGATCGCAAAGTGCGTGATTAAAGCCACGCAGCCTGGCCAAGTGGTTTATGCCAACAAATATAACTCCGGCGGCCGCAGCGGCAGCAGCGCAGAGTTCGTCGTCGAAGCCGGCTCGATGGTGCGTGAACAGCAGCCCATTATCCGGTTGCCCGATCCGCACAACATGCAGGTCAAAGCGCTCATCAATGAAGCCCGCGTGACCAAGGTGCGGCCCGGCCTGCCGGTGACGATCCGCGTCGACGCGCTCAAGGATGAATTGATGCAGGGCGAAGTCATCAAAGTCAATCAATACGCCGAGCCCAGCAGTTGGTCGAGCGGCAGCGTGAAGAAATACGCTGCATACATCAAGATTTTGAGTCCACCCCCTGCCCTTCGCACCGGCATGAACGCCGAAGCCCGCATTCACATTGAACGCCGGCCCGATGCACTCCAAGTTCCCGTGCAGGCGCTGGTCGATCACAAAGGCCATTTCTTTGTGCTCGTGCAGAACGGTGAGAAGCTCGAGACTCGCGAAGTGACGGTCGGTTCCACGAACGACAAAGTCGCCGTGATCGAAAAGGGGCTGGCCGTAAGCGATACGGTGGTCCTGAATCCCCGCCGCGAAGCAGCACTCGACTTGCCAAATCTGCCCGATGCTTCGCCGGTCAAAGTTGTCGCAATTGCCGCGGCGCCAGTGAATGCGAAAGGCCCCGGCGGCGATGGAGAGTCCAAGAAGAAAGGCCCTGGTGGGTTCGGTGGTGGTGCACCAACTGTCGCCAGCATGCTCGAACGGACTCTTGAATCGGACCAAGACAAAGACGGCAAGCTCTCTGCGGGCGAAGTCGAAAATGTGAGTGAGCGGATGCGTCCCTTCCTGGCCGGCGCCGACAAGAATGGCGATGGCTTTCTCGATCGCGATGAGTTGTTGCCCGTGATGGCAGCGCGAGTTGCGGCGATTAAAGCTCAATCGAAGCAAGGCGGCATCTCGGGCACGGGAGGCGGCCAGTGA
- a CDS encoding DUF2330 domain-containing protein, whose protein sequence is MSPFSFRRYSAACLFLLAMIYPAWACCPAPRYGNWAVNADQTVIMLWDPVAKMQHFIRKASFQADDKDFGFIIPSPAQPELAESGNAAFDVLKNATKPAEIHQPRNQGGGGCGCSSDMANVKFAAKATGEARVLEEKLVAGFNATVLEADDAEALTAWLKDHDYAYSPAVAEWAKPYIEKGWKFTALKVAPEKPAEGAPPESAALKTVNASALRLSFATDKPLFPYREPDYEKVAGANADQKQQLTAAQRLLRIYFISNARYQGDLTFEQPWTGKVAWSGKVESALRTQLLAELNLPETTGPAEFHLTEFEDAWPYKVAPADVYFAEAKTQDDVRRPPVYVSYERGGDLSLALLIAAACGLLVIRRKSGA, encoded by the coding sequence ATGTCTCCGTTTTCTTTCCGGCGGTACTCGGCCGCCTGTTTGTTCCTGCTCGCCATGATCTATCCCGCCTGGGCCTGCTGCCCAGCGCCGCGCTACGGCAACTGGGCGGTCAACGCCGACCAGACCGTCATCATGCTCTGGGATCCTGTCGCCAAGATGCAGCACTTCATTCGCAAGGCGTCGTTCCAAGCCGATGACAAGGATTTTGGCTTTATCATTCCCAGTCCTGCCCAACCCGAGCTGGCTGAGTCGGGCAACGCGGCCTTCGACGTGCTGAAGAATGCCACCAAGCCAGCCGAGATTCATCAGCCGCGCAATCAGGGCGGTGGAGGTTGCGGCTGCAGCAGTGACATGGCAAACGTCAAATTTGCCGCCAAGGCCACTGGCGAAGCTCGCGTGCTCGAGGAAAAGCTCGTCGCCGGTTTCAACGCCACCGTCCTCGAAGCCGACGACGCCGAAGCGCTCACCGCTTGGCTCAAGGACCACGACTACGCTTACTCACCTGCCGTGGCTGAATGGGCCAAGCCTTATATCGAAAAAGGTTGGAAGTTCACTGCGCTCAAGGTCGCTCCCGAAAAACCTGCAGAAGGCGCGCCGCCAGAATCGGCAGCTCTGAAGACCGTGAACGCCAGCGCCTTGCGCTTGTCGTTTGCCACCGACAAGCCTCTATTTCCCTACCGCGAACCCGACTACGAAAAAGTCGCCGGCGCAAACGCGGATCAAAAACAACAATTGACGGCAGCGCAGCGTCTCTTGCGGATCTACTTCATTTCGAATGCCCGCTACCAGGGCGACCTCACCTTCGAACAGCCTTGGACAGGCAAAGTCGCTTGGTCGGGCAAAGTGGAATCAGCCCTCCGCACGCAGTTGCTCGCGGAATTGAATCTGCCGGAAACAACCGGCCCGGCCGAGTTTCATCTCACCGAATTCGAAGACGCCTGGCCGTACAAAGTTGCACCGGCCGATGTCTACTTCGCAGAGGCGAAAACGCAGGACGATGTTCGTCGTCCGCCCGTTTATGTGAGCTACGAGCGCGGCGGCGATCTTTCGCTGGCCCTGCTCATTGCCGCGGCGTGTGGATTACTCGTGATTCGCCGCAAAAGTGGTGCATAA
- a CDS encoding SHD1 domain-containing protein: protein MSYAPQPAAGGSSGTVVLVTMGVCALSLVELVVVVVGYLAMGYGALFSRYSNEMNRRALVERAAQMQREDLARQQQPPAWPPMPPATIPSPPRSSSSPSEFSKKPGTSFTSLSAVNVNARVHVLWGGAWYPATVISKTDTQAKVHYDNYSDSDDEFVGVDRLRRMSVTDPKYRNNSVAQSSTPRSAEPGGDFRAPFNSAVPAQDTVTRNWRDRSGNVIFRGYLYGNFGRGVRLMSGGGGNHVSNSFPLSSLSDEDQAYVKLFPELSPDAVLSAGSETRTPPSFTPPPISPPTFNPPPVMEPPRPTPPPVSATADPLKTMRTWVDSTGAHKLEATFIALENGQVRLQRPDGKIVTMPLDKLSAADRAMVRAKYPN, encoded by the coding sequence ATGAGTTACGCTCCTCAACCCGCTGCCGGTGGTTCTAGTGGAACCGTGGTTTTGGTCACGATGGGCGTCTGCGCGCTGAGCCTGGTAGAGCTCGTGGTTGTCGTGGTCGGCTATCTCGCGATGGGTTATGGGGCGTTATTTTCGCGATACTCGAACGAAATGAACCGCCGTGCGCTCGTCGAGCGGGCGGCACAAATGCAGCGCGAAGACCTGGCCCGCCAGCAGCAACCGCCAGCCTGGCCGCCGATGCCTCCGGCCACCATTCCATCGCCGCCGCGCAGCAGTAGTTCGCCCAGCGAGTTTTCGAAGAAGCCGGGCACGTCGTTTACGAGTCTCTCGGCAGTGAATGTCAACGCGCGCGTGCATGTGCTTTGGGGTGGCGCGTGGTATCCAGCTACGGTGATCAGTAAGACGGATACCCAGGCCAAGGTGCATTACGACAACTATTCCGACTCAGATGATGAGTTCGTGGGTGTCGATCGTTTGCGGCGGATGTCGGTCACTGACCCCAAATATCGAAATAACTCCGTCGCGCAATCGAGCACGCCGAGATCAGCCGAGCCAGGCGGAGATTTCAGGGCTCCCTTCAACAGTGCTGTTCCTGCGCAAGACACCGTGACTCGAAATTGGCGCGATCGGTCAGGTAACGTCATCTTTCGCGGATATCTCTATGGAAACTTCGGCCGCGGCGTCCGCTTGATGAGTGGCGGAGGCGGAAATCATGTGTCGAACTCATTTCCGCTGTCCTCGCTTTCGGACGAAGACCAGGCTTACGTCAAGCTCTTCCCCGAGTTGTCGCCCGATGCAGTCCTGTCGGCTGGATCCGAGACTCGCACGCCACCAAGCTTCACGCCGCCTCCCATTTCGCCGCCGACGTTCAATCCTCCGCCGGTCATGGAACCGCCGAGGCCAACTCCTCCACCGGTATCCGCCACGGCAGATCCTTTGAAGACCATGCGGACATGGGTGGATTCAACGGGCGCGCACAAACTCGAAGCGACATTCATCGCGCTCGAAAATGGGCAGGTCAGGCTGCAACGGCCTGATGGAAAGATCGTGACCATGCCGCTCGATAAGCTTTCGGCAGCCGATCGCGCGATGGTGCGGGCGAAGTATCCGAACTAG
- a CDS encoding argininosuccinate synthase has protein sequence MPSCVLAYSGGLDTSVILGWLMEEGYDVHAVYVDLGQPCEDRAATKKKALDCGAKSSRIVDVQEELCRDFAFPVLQWQAKYEGWYLLGTSIARPLISKVCLEVAREVGADAYAHGATGKGNDQCRFQLAAEALNPAVKIIAPWRIEKFRKAFPGRTEMIAYCEKHNIPVKASVSKPYSSDENCLHISYEAGKLEDLNVNGVETVEFGMSITPQKAPDKVEQVKITFDKGVPTSVNGKTLSPLQVVKTLNEIGGRNGIGQIDMVENRFVGMKSRGVYEAPGMTILYTGHRVIEQLTMDRDLMHLRDSLAPQVAEMVYYGFWYHAKMDALLAFIKDAQKHVTGEVTLNLYKGNIQVAGRSSPNNLYDEGIATMEGGGSYNQTDAEGFLRIQGLPGRVQGRTTPRTY, from the coding sequence ATGCCTAGTTGCGTGTTGGCTTATTCCGGCGGTCTCGATACTTCGGTCATTCTCGGTTGGCTGATGGAAGAAGGCTACGACGTGCATGCCGTGTACGTCGATCTTGGCCAGCCCTGCGAAGACCGCGCGGCCACCAAAAAGAAGGCCCTCGATTGCGGCGCGAAGAGCAGCCGCATCGTCGACGTGCAGGAAGAACTCTGCCGCGACTTCGCGTTTCCGGTGCTGCAATGGCAAGCCAAATACGAAGGTTGGTATCTGCTCGGCACGTCGATCGCTCGGCCGCTCATCAGCAAAGTGTGCCTCGAAGTGGCCCGCGAAGTCGGCGCCGACGCCTATGCTCACGGCGCAACGGGCAAGGGGAACGATCAGTGCCGTTTCCAACTCGCAGCCGAAGCCCTCAATCCCGCAGTGAAGATCATCGCCCCTTGGCGGATCGAGAAGTTCCGCAAAGCGTTCCCCGGCCGGACCGAAATGATCGCGTACTGTGAGAAGCACAACATTCCGGTGAAGGCCAGCGTCAGCAAGCCTTACAGCAGCGATGAGAACTGTCTGCACATCAGCTACGAAGCGGGCAAGCTCGAAGACCTGAACGTCAACGGCGTCGAGACCGTCGAGTTCGGCATGAGCATCACGCCTCAAAAAGCGCCGGACAAAGTCGAGCAAGTGAAAATCACCTTCGACAAGGGTGTGCCGACCAGCGTGAACGGCAAGACGCTCAGCCCGCTGCAAGTCGTGAAGACGCTAAACGAAATCGGCGGCCGCAACGGCATCGGTCAGATCGACATGGTCGAAAACCGCTTCGTCGGTATGAAGAGCCGCGGCGTGTACGAAGCTCCTGGCATGACGATTCTCTACACGGGCCATCGCGTGATCGAACAACTCACGATGGACCGCGACCTGATGCACCTCCGCGATTCGCTCGCCCCGCAGGTCGCCGAAATGGTGTACTACGGCTTTTGGTATCACGCCAAGATGGACGCGCTCCTCGCCTTCATCAAGGACGCCCAAAAGCACGTGACTGGCGAAGTGACGCTCAACCTCTACAAGGGGAACATCCAAGTTGCGGGACGCAGCAGCCCGAACAATCTGTACGACGAAGGTATCGCCACGATGGAAGGTGGCGGCTCGTACAACCAAACCGATGCAGAAGGGTTCTTGCGCATTCAAGGTCTGCCGGGACGGGTACAGGGCCGAACGACGCCGCGAACGTACTAA
- the larB gene encoding nickel pincer cofactor biosynthesis protein LarB — protein MNQDELKLMTARLLAGELAHEDFLAGMSAALEAAANPPAVTLDFDRQRRCGFPEVVYGEGKSATTIAAIIDKLLASGVRAYATRISPEKGEFLLKHLSSRNDTARYNELAQVFRADPPSLKAAEPKGKVAIITAGTSDLPVAEEARETVEWMGVGCVMIHDVGVAGPHRLPLRLPEFIDSDAVVCVAGMEAALPSIVGGYVPCPVIGVPTSVGYGANFGGVAALLSMLNSCAANVTVVNINAGFKGGYLAGLIASRAGEKLAAREAGDDN, from the coding sequence ATGAACCAAGACGAACTAAAACTGATGACGGCCCGGCTGCTGGCGGGGGAACTGGCTCACGAAGACTTCCTGGCCGGCATGTCGGCTGCACTCGAAGCTGCCGCCAATCCTCCGGCAGTGACACTCGATTTCGACCGCCAGCGCCGTTGCGGGTTTCCCGAGGTGGTCTACGGCGAGGGCAAATCGGCCACGACCATCGCAGCCATCATCGACAAGCTGCTGGCGAGTGGGGTTCGCGCCTACGCCACGCGGATTTCGCCAGAGAAGGGAGAATTTCTGCTGAAGCATCTCTCCTCGCGAAATGACACCGCGCGCTACAACGAACTGGCTCAGGTTTTTCGGGCCGATCCGCCTTCGCTGAAAGCAGCCGAACCGAAAGGCAAAGTGGCAATCATCACGGCGGGCACTAGCGACTTGCCGGTCGCCGAGGAAGCTCGCGAAACGGTCGAATGGATGGGCGTCGGCTGCGTGATGATCCACGACGTCGGCGTCGCCGGTCCCCATCGCCTGCCACTGCGGCTGCCAGAGTTCATCGACAGCGACGCGGTCGTCTGCGTGGCCGGAATGGAAGCTGCGCTGCCGAGCATCGTCGGCGGCTATGTTCCCTGCCCGGTCATCGGCGTCCCCACCAGCGTCGGCTATGGCGCCAACTTCGGCGGGGTTGCGGCGCTGCTTTCGATGCTCAACAGCTGCGCGGCGAACGTGACGGTGGTGAATATCAACGCGGGATTTAAGGGTGGTTACCTGGCCGGATTGATTGCGAGCAGGGCAGGGGAGAAGCTTGCTGCTCGAGAAGCTGGTGACGATAATTGA